Proteins encoded together in one uncultured Desulfobacter sp. window:
- a CDS encoding efflux RND transporter permease subunit encodes MCTGTAAVSWELDLCRKLADSAKAASKDVQEQQMLFQSARDTLASEIMTEWLELTSAKKNISIEQKWIDVLEKTENYTMQRYRSGLGTLEDLDTARTATASARATIATLYSTGQDEISRTVAGAKKVVGQFRKSGSLPDNVTLTSWYDRSTTIIERLELLAMFLNLTVAFWGAIGLPFIFFGTLYFMGDSFAGLSLNEFTTFGFMMALGIVVDDAVAVPTLFGVFTTVAAFYAISQVSGHMGELYSQFAIVVTICLVLSVIESKLILPSHLAPLNTRQTPGKNPIKRGWMWVQKITDQSLNQVNERICGPLIKIALHHRYAVLVVFAGIFIFVLSMPLTGMVRMNFFPDIPGDTVRAELTMKNDASYGQTHAALALLESKAHEADRELRYAKDHDNSAIGYLQVLSEADQSGAVKLQLTADALYDINTFTRKWRELSGSPEGTKTLSVQNAPAMVDALRIELRASDDTVLTLAGDAIKTQLSTMPAVSGIEDNLEPGQPQLFMELTAQGSAVRP; translated from the coding sequence ATGTGTACAGGGACCGCCGCGGTGAGCTGGGAACTGGATTTATGCCGTAAGCTGGCTGACAGTGCTAAAGCGGCCTCAAAGGATGTTCAAGAACAGCAGATGCTATTTCAGTCGGCCCGGGATACCCTGGCTTCAGAGATAATGACTGAATGGCTGGAGCTCACATCGGCAAAGAAAAATATTTCCATTGAGCAGAAGTGGATTGATGTGCTCGAAAAAACGGAGAATTACACCATGCAGCGGTATCGCAGCGGGCTTGGCACCCTGGAAGATCTGGATACGGCCAGAACTGCCACTGCTTCTGCCAGGGCCACCATTGCTACCCTTTACAGCACAGGCCAGGATGAGATATCAAGGACCGTGGCCGGGGCGAAAAAGGTGGTGGGGCAATTCCGGAAAAGCGGCAGTCTGCCGGATAATGTGACGCTGACTTCTTGGTATGACCGATCTACTACGATCATTGAGCGCCTGGAGCTTCTGGCCATGTTTCTCAATCTCACCGTGGCGTTCTGGGGGGCCATAGGGCTGCCTTTTATCTTTTTCGGCACCCTCTATTTCATGGGGGACAGTTTCGCAGGACTTTCGTTGAATGAATTCACAACCTTCGGGTTTATGATGGCGCTGGGCATCGTGGTGGATGATGCCGTGGCCGTTCCTACCTTGTTTGGTGTGTTCACCACGGTGGCGGCATTTTATGCGATTTCACAGGTCAGCGGCCACATGGGCGAATTGTACTCCCAGTTCGCCATTGTCGTTACCATTTGTCTGGTGCTGTCGGTCATTGAATCCAAATTGATCCTGCCCTCCCATCTGGCCCCTCTCAACACACGCCAGACCCCTGGAAAGAATCCAATAAAACGCGGCTGGATGTGGGTCCAAAAGATCACCGACCAGAGTTTAAATCAAGTGAATGAACGCATTTGCGGGCCGTTGATCAAGATCGCCCTTCACCACCGATATGCCGTACTTGTAGTGTTTGCCGGTATTTTTATTTTTGTTCTTTCGATGCCGTTGACCGGTATGGTTCGCATGAATTTTTTTCCGGATATTCCCGGCGATACGGTGCGGGCGGAACTGACCATGAAAAATGATGCCAGTTACGGCCAGACCCATGCCGCCTTGGCGCTTCTGGAATCAAAGGCCCATGAGGCGGATCGGGAATTGCGATATGCAAAAGATCACGACAACAGCGCAATTGGTTATCTGCAGGTGCTTTCCGAAGCAGACCAGTCCGGGGCTGTGAAGTTGCAGCTGACAGCGGATGCCCTCTATGATATCAACACGTTTACCCGCAAGTGGCGGGAGTTGTCAGGCTCACCCGAGGGCACAAAGACCCTGAGCGTTCAAAATGCACCGGCCATGGTGGATGCGCTTCGCATTGAACTGCGAGCCAGTGATGATACAGTCCTCACCCTGGCTGGCGATGCCATTAAGACTCAATTATCCACCATGCCTGCGGTGAGCGGTATTGAAGATAACCTGGAACCTGGACAGCCCCAGCTTTTCATGGAACTTACCGCCCAGGGCAGTGCTGTTAGACCTTAA
- a CDS encoding MotA/TolQ/ExbB proton channel family protein: MKVGSYNLLPELRPPGKAFTGPCRSNHETPVKEKKTTMAAKELLFSFNKSLDFLSTIATVAPLLGLLGTVVGLLADGIWQALLTTAAGLVIAIPVLLAHQWFSAKVRQIAFEMESYANRILES, from the coding sequence ATGAAGGTGGGGTCTTACAACCTGTTACCTGAATTGCGCCCGCCAGGCAAGGCTTTCACCGGGCCATGCAGGTCTAACCACGAAACTCCTGTAAAAGAGAAGAAAACAACGATGGCAGCCAAGGAGCTTTTGTTCTCCTTTAACAAAAGCCTTGATTTTTTGTCCACCATTGCCACGGTTGCGCCGCTGTTGGGGCTTTTAGGAACCGTGGTCGGCCTGCTTGCCGATGGAATCTGGCAGGCATTGCTGACCACCGCTGCAGGTCTTGTCATTGCCATTCCCGTACTCTTAGCCCATCAGTGGTTCAGTGCAAAGGTCCGTCAAATTGCATTTGAAATGGAGTCCTATGCCAACAGGATTCTGGAATCATGA